Proteins encoded in a region of the Planococcus citri chromosome 1, ihPlaCitr1.1, whole genome shotgun sequence genome:
- the LOC135837066 gene encoding uncharacterized protein K02A2.6-like has translation MFSKLAGGTHFVSLDIFRAYFCMVVDELSAILQCLSTHLGAFYVHRLMFGVGNAPWYFQKFMDEILSHILGAAAFYDDVKVQGATAKELLDRLRMVFQTFREHGLKLNKDKCQFNLKSITYLGFVIDANGIRKTPEKIETIVKCDYPKNIEQLRSFIGLINYYGRFIPNMADILAPMYQLMQKDVQFVWNNQCQAAFVRLKQEMTEDRILVPYDPKLPLVLAADASSYGLGACLSHILPGNEEKPIAFCSRTLSKAERGYSQLHKEATAIYWAVKKFFVYLFGRKFILHTDHKPLTAIFHPNKNLPDLTAARLLRYACFLSNFDYDIQYRRSEKHSNADFPSRFPLPISSNEKTDAASSVLLLEQISILPVTRAEIVSETAKDPALIPVLNGLRSNSGLEKTCFAGQEAEFSIESDCIFRGCRVVVPKALQQRVLQELHTAHIGSTKMKNLARNYIYWSGIDRDIENITTQCTGCSQVRNNPPKIDRHPWLYPEISWYRLHLDYAGPFLNNYFLLVVDAYSKWVEIFVMNSITTSKTIFFLQDLYTRFGLPVMIVTDNGPQWTSEEFKMFNSSNGIIHKFSAPYHPASNGQVERYVQVLKNSLKASLFDSSQSSSITERVNLLLIQLRRTTHSLTGKTPAELLLRHGYRTKLDLLIDPHTKRIRSDQIQQIENTKIRDIKPGDPVNYRVYNDTKRKWATGLVISKGPLNAVIRGENGETHRRHLDQMVSAPHAEPSSAGEGTSDQQQGTTSTSSEQQPSTSQTQPSQPDPPKPPSTDAELRRSSRSHKIPSRLDI, from the coding sequence ATGTTTAGTAAACTTGCCGGTGGTACTCACTTCGTTTCGCTCGATATTTTCAGAGCTTATTTCTGCATGGTTGTAGATGAGCTAAGTGCTATATTACAGTGCCTTAGTACTCATTTAGGCGCATTCTACGTTCACAGACTTATGTTCGGCGTTGGCAACGCTCCATGGTACTTTCAGAAATTTATGGATGAAATATTATCGCATATACTCGGTGCTGCGGCGTTTTATGACGATGTCAAAGTTCAAGGAGCCACAGCCAAAGAGTTACTTGACAGACTACGTATGGTTTTCCAAACATTCCGTGAACatggtttgaaattgaacaaagaTAAGTGTcagttcaatttgaaatcaattacTTACCTTGGTTTTGTTATCGATGCAAACGGAATTCGAAAAACACCAGAGAAAATCGAAACCATCGTTAAATGCGATTATCCGAAGAATATCGAGCAGCTACGTAGTTTTATTGGTCTCATCAATTACTATGGCCGTTTTATTCCGAATATGGCCGATATTCTCGCTCCAATGTACCAATTAATGCAGAAAGATGTTCAATTTGTTTGGAATAACCAATGTCAAGCAGCTTTCGTTCGATTAAAACAAGAAATGACAGAAGATCGTATCCTAGTGCCATATGACCCTAAATTACCTCTCGTTTTAGCTGCTGATGCGTCATCGTATGGTCTAGGCGCCTGTTTATCGCATATTTTACCAGGCAATGAAGAAAAGCCAATTGCTTTTTGCAGTCGTACGTTATCGAAAGCTGAACGTGGTTATAGCCAACTGCACAAAGAAGCTACAGCTATTTACTGGGCTGTAAAAAAGTTCTTCGTTTACCTTTTTGGTCGCAAATTTATTCTACATACGGACCATAAACCGCTGACTGCGATCTTTCATCCCAACAAAAACTTACCTGATTTAACTGCAGCCAGATTACTTCGTTACGCTTGTTTTCTGTCGAATTTCGACTACGATATACAGTACCGAAGAAGTGAAAAGCACAGCAATGCCGATTTTCCTTCTCGTTTTCCACTACCGATTTCCAGTAACGAGAAAACTGATGCAGCTAGTTCAGTTTTACTGCTAGAGCAGATCAGCATTTTACCAGTTACAAGAgctgaaattgtttcagaaacgGCTAAAGATCCAGCGCTAATTCCTGTTCTCAATGGCTTACGTTCGAATTCCGGCCTTGAGAAAACCTGCTTCGCTGGCCAAGAAGCTGAATTTTCGATTGAATCCGATTGTATTTTCCGAGGTTGTCGAGTCGTTGTACCTAAAGCTCTACAGCAACGAGTTCTTCAAGAATTACATACTGCTCACATCGGTTCtactaaaatgaaaaacctCGCTCGAAATTACATTTATTGGTCCGGTATTGATCGAGACATCGAAAATATTACAACTCAATGTACCGGATGTTCTCAAGTTAGAAATAATCCTCCTAAAATCGATCGTCATCCCTGGTTGTATCCAGAAATATCGTGGTATCGTCTTCATTTAGATTACGCCGGACCATTTCTCAATAACTACTTCCTACTTGTTGTTGATGCATACAGCAAATGGgtagaaatttttgtaatgaacTCGATAACAACTTCTAAGACGATATTCTTTCTTCAAGATCTGTATACTCGATTTGGTCTTCCGGTTATGATTGTCACCGATAACGGTCCTCAATGGACGAGTGAagaattcaaaatgttcaactCTTCAAACGGTATTATCCATAAATTTTCTGCTCCTTACCATCCTGCAAGTAATGGGCAGGTTGAACGTTACGTGCAAGTCCTAAAAAACAGCTTAAAAGCTAGCTTGTTCGATAGCAGTCAAAGTTCATCCATTACGGAAAGAGTGAATCTGCTACTCATTCAGCTACGCAGAACTACTCACAGCCTGACTGGCAAAACTCCGGCTGAGTTGTTATTGCGCCATGGTTATCGGACCAAGTTAGATTTGCTTATCGATCCTCATACGAAACGTATCCGTTCGGATCAAATTCAACAAATCGAGAATACCAAAATTCGTGACATCAAACCTGGAGATCCAGTCAATTATCGAGTTTACAACGATACGAAACGTAAATGGGCAACTGGCCTAGTTATTTCGAAAGGTCCATTAAATGCTGTGATACGTGGTGAGAATGGCGAAACTCACAGAAGACATCTCGATCAAATGGTATCAGCTCCTCATGCCGAACCTTCTTCTGCAGGGGAAGGTACTAGCGATCAACAACAAGGAACTACGTCGACCAGCAGCGAACAGCAGCCTTCAACTTCTCAAACTCAACCGTCTCAACCTGATCCTCCGAAACCTCCTTCTACCGACGCTGAGCTCCGTCGATCAAGTCGATCTCATAAAATTCCATCTAGATTGGATatttag